In Populus trichocarpa isolate Nisqually-1 chromosome 7, P.trichocarpa_v4.1, whole genome shotgun sequence, the following proteins share a genomic window:
- the LOC7486064 gene encoding costars family protein has translation MNVEEEVGRLKEEIQRLGKVQPDGSYKVTFGVLFNDDRCANIFEALVGTLRAAKKRKFLTYDGELLLQGVHDNVEIILKAAPLPASEAATDSVVKN, from the exons aTGAATGTTGAAGAAGAGGTGGGAAGACTCAAAGAAGAAATCCAAAGGCTTGGCAAGGTCCAGCCTGATGGCTCCTACAAG GTTACTTTTGGTGTGTTGTTCAATGATGATAGGTGTGCAAACATATTTGAGGCATTGGTAGGTACACTTAGAGCCGCGAAGAAGCGTAAATTTCTTACATATGATGGTGAGTTGTTGCTACAAGGAGTCCATGACAACGTGGAAATCATTCTCAAGGCAGCACCCCTCCCAGCATCAGAAGCGGCAACTGATTCAGTTGTGAAGAATTAA
- the LOC7486063 gene encoding GATA transcription factor 24, translating into MPNSNGQAAAAVPVQMNHIEAQLVDEEDGDNNNIAGGGEESIDNTNSIQFEDGGCSGVVGEAVAASDMYVGTNGGGGADYGLVTANNDQLTLSFQGEVYVFDAVAPDKVQAVLLLLGGYEIPSGIPAMGTAPINQRTPNHGIYDLSGTGRSIQPHRAASLSRFREKRKERCFDKKIRYTVRKEVALRMQRKKGQFTSSKANSDEGGSASSGCSGMQGSGQDESMLETLCTHCGISSKSTPMMRRGPSGPRTLCNACGLKWANKGVLRNISKLPIMSIQQSSMKTVAQVNGEANNSDTITAAADTVSPNGDNSTLATET; encoded by the exons ATGCCTAATTCCAATGggcaagcagcagcagcagtgcCAGTACAAATGAATCATATAGAAGCCCAATTAGTAGATGAGGAGGATGGGGATAACAATAATATTGCTGGTGGAGGAGAGGAGTCAATAGATAACACCAACAGCATTCAATTTGAAgatggtggttgtagtggtgTTGTTGGGGAGGCTGTAGCAGCAAGTGATATGTATGTTGGTActaatggtggtggtggggcTGATTATGGTTTAGTGACTGCAAACAATGACCAACTCACTCTGTCTTTTCAGGGTgaagtttatgtttttgatgCTGTCGCTCCTGACAAG GTGCAGGCAGTGTTGTTGCTTTTGGGTGGCTATGAAATCCCTTCTGGCATTCCCGCCATGGGGACTGCCCCTATTAACCAAAGGACGCCCAATCAT GGCATCTATGACTTGTCTGGAACTGGAAGGTCAATTCAACCTCACAGAGCTGCTTCATTAAGCCGGTTcagggagaagagaaaagagcGGTGCTTTGACAAGAAAATTCGTTACACTGTGCGGAAGGAAGTTGCTCTCAG GATGCAGCGTAAGAAGGGTCAGTTTACTTCATCCAAGGCTAATTCTGATGAAGGGGGCTCGGCTTCATCTGGCTGCAGTGGAATGCAGGGTTCTGGACAAGATGAGAGCATGCTGGAAACTTT ATGTACTCATTGCGGAATCAGCTCAAAGTCCACTCCAATGATGCGTCGTGGTCCAAGTGGTCCAAGAACTCTTTGTAATGCATGTGGACTCAAGTGGGCCAACAAG GGTGTTTTAAGAAACATTTCAAAGCTTCCAATCATGAGTATTCAGCAATCTTCTATGAAGACAGTTGCACAG GTTAATGGTGAAGCTAACAATTCTGATACCATAACTGCGGCTGCAGACACAGTCTCGCCTAATGGTGATAACTCCACTTTGGCTACTGAAACATGA